In Archocentrus centrarchus isolate MPI-CPG fArcCen1 chromosome 22, fArcCen1, whole genome shotgun sequence, one DNA window encodes the following:
- the kdm1a gene encoding lysine-specific histone demethylase 1A isoform X6: MDITRCTEKWERPPTSSIMLSSKKSDAGSSSSSSSSSAPGGDRAPGSDIQTGPVASVAGVMDSKKKERSSPSGEHGGASLSHQPGPGGADQDSAEVRRTSRRKRAKVEYREMDESLANLSEDEYYSEEERNAKAEKERKQVIPPPPPPVEEENDSEPEEPSGLEGAAFQSRLPHDRMTSQEAACFPDIISGPQQTQKVFLYIRNRTLQLWLDNPKIQLTFEATAQQLEAPYNSDTMLVHRIHSYLERHGLINFGIYKRVKPLPTKKTGKVIIIGGGVSGLAAARQLQSFGMDVTVLEARDRVGGRVATFRKGNYVADLGAMVVTGLGGNPMAVVSKQVNMELAKIKQKCPLYEANGQAVPKEKDEMVEQEFNRLLEATSYLSHQLDFNFLNNKPVSLGQALEVVIQLQEKHVKDEQIEHWKKIVKTQEELRDLLNKLVATKERVKELHQQYKEASEVKPPRDITAEFLVKSKHRDLTALCKEFDELVEMQVKLEEKLQELEANPPSDVYLSSRDRQILDWHFANLEFANATPLSTLSLKHWDQDDDFEFTGSHLTVRNGYSCVPVALAEGLDIKLNTAVRQVRYTASGCEVIAVNTRSTTQTFIYKCDAVLCTLPLGVLKQQPPAVQFVPPLPEWKTSAIQRMGFGNLNKVVLCFDRVFWDPSVNLFGHVGSTTASRGELFLFWNLYKAPILLALMAGEAAGIMENISDDVIVGRCLAILKGIFGSSAVPQPKETVVTRWRADPWARGSYSYVAAGSSGNDYDLMAQPITPGPAIPGASQPVPRLFFAGEHTIRNYPATVHGALLSGLREAGRIADQFLGAMYTLPRQTTPTATSNPQQAQPTATV; this comes from the exons ATGGATATTACCAGATGCACGGAGAAATGG gagAGGCCTCCAACATCTTCCATAATGCTGTCTAGCAAGAAATCAGATGctggttcctcctcctcctcctcttcatcttctgcaCCAGGAGGTGATAGAGCCCCGGGTTCTGACATCCAGACGGGACCTGTGGCCTCAGTGGCTGGAGTTATGGATTCAAAGAAAAAGGAGCGGTCTTCCCCTAGTGGGGAGCACGGAGGAGCTTCGTTATCCCACCAGCCAGGCCCCGGAGGGGCAGATCAGGACTCTGCTGAAGTCCGTAGGACGAGTCGACGCAAGCGAGcaaaa GTGGAGTACCGCGAGATGGACGAAAGCCTGGCTAATCTTTCGGAGGATGAATATTactcagaggaggagaggaacgccaaagcagagaaagaaaggaagcaggtcatccctcctccacctccaccagttGAGGAAGAGAATGACAGTGAACCAGAGGAACCATCTG GTTTGGAAGGTGCTGCTTTCCAGAGCCGTCTTCCTCATGACCGCATGACATCCCAGGAAGCAGCCTGCTTCCCTGACATCATCAGTGGACCCCAACAGACTCAGAAGGTCTTCCTGTATATTCGCAACCGTACG CTCCAACTGTGGCTGGACAACCCCAAAATACAGTTGACCTTCGAAGCCACAGCACAACAACTTGAAGCTCCATATAACA GTGATACTATGTTGGTCCACAGGATACACAGCTACTTAGAAAGGCATGGCCTCATTAACTTTGGTATTTATAAGAGGGTCAAGCCTTTACCCA CTAAGAAGACCGGGAAGGTTATAATCATTGGTGGAGGTGTGTCTGGCCTAGCTGCAGCCAGGCAGTTGCAGAGCTTTGGGATGGATGTTACTGTACTGGAAGCCAGG GACCGTGTTGGAGGCAGAGTGGCCACATTTAGGAAGGGCAACTATGTTGCAGATCTGGGAGCCATGGTAGTCACAGGGCTGG GAGGAAATCCTATGGCAGTGGTCAGTAAGCAGGTAAACATGGAACTAGCCAAGATCAAACAGAAGTGTCCACTGTATGAAGCCAATGGCCAGGCT GtcccaaaagaaaaagatgagatGGTGGAGCAGGAGTTCAACAGATTGCTGGAGGCCACCTCTTACCTCAGCCACCAGCTGGACTTCAACTTCCTCAACAACAAGCCTGTTTCCCTGGGACAGGCCCTGGAAGTGGTCATACA GCTGCAGGAGAAGCATGTAAAAGACGAGCAGATAGAACACTGGAAGAAGATTGTAAAGACTCAGGAAGAGCTCAGGGATCTTCTTAATAAG TTGGTAGCCACTAAAGAACGTGTTAAGGAGCTCCATCAGCAGTATAAAGAAGCAAGTGAAGTAAAACCCCCCAGAGATATCACTGCTGAGTTCCTGGTGAAGAGCAAACACAGAGACCTCACCGCACTCTGTAAG GAGTTTGACGAGTTGGTCGAGATGCAGGTCAAACTCGAGGAGAAGCTCCAAGAACTCGAGGCCAATCCACccag TGATGTTTACCTGTCATCAAGGGATCGGCAGATCCTAGACTGGCACTTTGCCAACTTGGAGTTTGCCAATGCTACACCCCTCTCCACCCTTTCTCTCAAGCACTGGGATCAG GATGATGACTTTGAGTTCACTGGCAGCCACCTGACAGTAAGAAATGGTTACTCATGTGTTCCTGTGGCCTTGGCTGAGGGTCTTGACATCAAACTAAACACAGCGGTGCGGCAGGTCCGATATACAGCATCTG GCTGTGAGGTTATAGCTGTAAACACTCGCTCCACAACTCAGACCTTCATCTACAAGTGTGACGCTGTGCTGTGCACACTGCCTCTTGGCGTGCTGAAGCAGCAGCCACCTGCAGTCCAGTTTGTTCCTCCATTGCCAGAATGGAAGACATCAGCTATACAGAGGATGGGCTTTGGCAACCTCAACAAG GTGGTGCTGTGTTTTGACCGTGTGTTCTGGGATCCGAGCGTTAACCTGTTCGGTCACGTCGGCTCCACCACTGCAAGTCGGGGCGAACTCTTCCTGTTCTGGAACCTCTACAAAG CCCCGATTCTACTCGCTCTGATGGCTGGTGAGGCTGCTGGCATTATGGAGAACATCAGTGATGATGTTATAGTCGGACGCTGTCTGGCCATTCTTAAAGGAATATTTGGAAGCAGTGCTGTGCCACAG CCAAAGGAAACTGTGGTCACCCGCTGGCGTGCCGACCCCTGGGCGAGAGGATCCTACTCGTATGTAGCAGCAGGTTCTTCAGGTAACGACTATGACCTGATGGCGCAGCCTATCACACCTGGCCCAGCGATACCGGGAGCCTCCCAG cctGTCCCTCGTCTCTTCTTCGCCGGTGAGCACACCATCAGAAATTATCCCGCTACAGTTCATGGGGCCCTCCTCAGCGGTCTTCGAGAGGCTGGCCGCATTGCTGATCAGTTCCTCGGTGCCATGTATACACTCCCCAGACAAACCACTCCCACAGCCACCAGTAACCCTCAGCAGGCGCAGCCCACTGCCACCGTCTGA
- the kdm1a gene encoding lysine-specific histone demethylase 1A isoform X2: protein MDITRCTEKWERPPTSSIMLSSKKSDAGSSSSSSSSSAPGGDRAPGSDIQTGPVASVAGVMDSKKKERSSPSGEHGGASLSHQPGPGGADQDSAEVRRTSRRKRAKVEYREMDESLANLSEDEYYSEEERNAKAEKERKQVIPPPPPPVEEENDSEPEEPSGECLEGAAFQSRLPHDRMTSQEAACFPDIISGPQQTQKVFLYIRNRTLQLWLDNPKIQLTFEATAQQLEAPYNSDTMLVHRIHSYLERHGLINFGIYKRVKPLPTKKTGKVIIIGGGVSGLAAARQLQSFGMDVTVLEARDRVGGRVATFRKGNYVADLGAMVVTGLGGNPMAVVSKQVNMELAKIKQKCPLYEANGQAGERCTSVPKEKDEMVEQEFNRLLEATSYLSHQLDFNFLNNKPVSLGQALEVVIQLQEKHVKDEQIEHWKKIVKTQEELRDLLNKLVATKERVKELHQQYKEASEVKPPRDITAEFLVKSKHRDLTALCKEFDELVEMQVKLEEKLQELEANPPSDVYLSSRDRQILDWHFANLEFANATPLSTLSLKHWDQDDDFEFTGSHLTVRNGYSCVPVALAEGLDIKLNTAVRQVRYTASGCEVIAVNTRSTTQTFIYKCDAVLCTLPLGVLKQQPPAVQFVPPLPEWKTSAIQRMGFGNLNKVVLCFDRVFWDPSVNLFGHVGSTTASRGELFLFWNLYKAPILLALMAGEAAGIMENISDDVIVGRCLAILKGIFGSSAVPQPKETVVTRWRADPWARGSYSYVAAGSSGNDYDLMAQPITPGPAIPGASQPVPRLFFAGEHTIRNYPATVHGALLSGLREAGRIADQFLGAMYTLPRQTTPTATSNPQQAQPTATV, encoded by the exons ATGGATATTACCAGATGCACGGAGAAATGG gagAGGCCTCCAACATCTTCCATAATGCTGTCTAGCAAGAAATCAGATGctggttcctcctcctcctcctcttcatcttctgcaCCAGGAGGTGATAGAGCCCCGGGTTCTGACATCCAGACGGGACCTGTGGCCTCAGTGGCTGGAGTTATGGATTCAAAGAAAAAGGAGCGGTCTTCCCCTAGTGGGGAGCACGGAGGAGCTTCGTTATCCCACCAGCCAGGCCCCGGAGGGGCAGATCAGGACTCTGCTGAAGTCCGTAGGACGAGTCGACGCAAGCGAGcaaaa GTGGAGTACCGCGAGATGGACGAAAGCCTGGCTAATCTTTCGGAGGATGAATATTactcagaggaggagaggaacgccaaagcagagaaagaaaggaagcaggtcatccctcctccacctccaccagttGAGGAAGAGAATGACAGTGAACCAGAGGAACCATCTGGTGAGT GTTTGGAAGGTGCTGCTTTCCAGAGCCGTCTTCCTCATGACCGCATGACATCCCAGGAAGCAGCCTGCTTCCCTGACATCATCAGTGGACCCCAACAGACTCAGAAGGTCTTCCTGTATATTCGCAACCGTACG CTCCAACTGTGGCTGGACAACCCCAAAATACAGTTGACCTTCGAAGCCACAGCACAACAACTTGAAGCTCCATATAACA GTGATACTATGTTGGTCCACAGGATACACAGCTACTTAGAAAGGCATGGCCTCATTAACTTTGGTATTTATAAGAGGGTCAAGCCTTTACCCA CTAAGAAGACCGGGAAGGTTATAATCATTGGTGGAGGTGTGTCTGGCCTAGCTGCAGCCAGGCAGTTGCAGAGCTTTGGGATGGATGTTACTGTACTGGAAGCCAGG GACCGTGTTGGAGGCAGAGTGGCCACATTTAGGAAGGGCAACTATGTTGCAGATCTGGGAGCCATGGTAGTCACAGGGCTGG GAGGAAATCCTATGGCAGTGGTCAGTAAGCAGGTAAACATGGAACTAGCCAAGATCAAACAGAAGTGTCCACTGTATGAAGCCAATGGCCAGGCT GGTGAACGGTGCACAAGT GtcccaaaagaaaaagatgagatGGTGGAGCAGGAGTTCAACAGATTGCTGGAGGCCACCTCTTACCTCAGCCACCAGCTGGACTTCAACTTCCTCAACAACAAGCCTGTTTCCCTGGGACAGGCCCTGGAAGTGGTCATACA GCTGCAGGAGAAGCATGTAAAAGACGAGCAGATAGAACACTGGAAGAAGATTGTAAAGACTCAGGAAGAGCTCAGGGATCTTCTTAATAAG TTGGTAGCCACTAAAGAACGTGTTAAGGAGCTCCATCAGCAGTATAAAGAAGCAAGTGAAGTAAAACCCCCCAGAGATATCACTGCTGAGTTCCTGGTGAAGAGCAAACACAGAGACCTCACCGCACTCTGTAAG GAGTTTGACGAGTTGGTCGAGATGCAGGTCAAACTCGAGGAGAAGCTCCAAGAACTCGAGGCCAATCCACccag TGATGTTTACCTGTCATCAAGGGATCGGCAGATCCTAGACTGGCACTTTGCCAACTTGGAGTTTGCCAATGCTACACCCCTCTCCACCCTTTCTCTCAAGCACTGGGATCAG GATGATGACTTTGAGTTCACTGGCAGCCACCTGACAGTAAGAAATGGTTACTCATGTGTTCCTGTGGCCTTGGCTGAGGGTCTTGACATCAAACTAAACACAGCGGTGCGGCAGGTCCGATATACAGCATCTG GCTGTGAGGTTATAGCTGTAAACACTCGCTCCACAACTCAGACCTTCATCTACAAGTGTGACGCTGTGCTGTGCACACTGCCTCTTGGCGTGCTGAAGCAGCAGCCACCTGCAGTCCAGTTTGTTCCTCCATTGCCAGAATGGAAGACATCAGCTATACAGAGGATGGGCTTTGGCAACCTCAACAAG GTGGTGCTGTGTTTTGACCGTGTGTTCTGGGATCCGAGCGTTAACCTGTTCGGTCACGTCGGCTCCACCACTGCAAGTCGGGGCGAACTCTTCCTGTTCTGGAACCTCTACAAAG CCCCGATTCTACTCGCTCTGATGGCTGGTGAGGCTGCTGGCATTATGGAGAACATCAGTGATGATGTTATAGTCGGACGCTGTCTGGCCATTCTTAAAGGAATATTTGGAAGCAGTGCTGTGCCACAG CCAAAGGAAACTGTGGTCACCCGCTGGCGTGCCGACCCCTGGGCGAGAGGATCCTACTCGTATGTAGCAGCAGGTTCTTCAGGTAACGACTATGACCTGATGGCGCAGCCTATCACACCTGGCCCAGCGATACCGGGAGCCTCCCAG cctGTCCCTCGTCTCTTCTTCGCCGGTGAGCACACCATCAGAAATTATCCCGCTACAGTTCATGGGGCCCTCCTCAGCGGTCTTCGAGAGGCTGGCCGCATTGCTGATCAGTTCCTCGGTGCCATGTATACACTCCCCAGACAAACCACTCCCACAGCCACCAGTAACCCTCAGCAGGCGCAGCCCACTGCCACCGTCTGA
- the kdm1a gene encoding lysine-specific histone demethylase 1A isoform X3, with product MDITRCTEKWERPPTSSIMLSSKKSDAGSSSSSSSSSAPGGDRAPGSDIQTGPVASVAGVMDSKKKERSSPSGEHGGASLSHQPGPGGADQDSAEVRRTSRRKRAKQVEYREMDESLANLSEDEYYSEEERNAKAEKERKQVIPPPPPPVEEENDSEPEEPSGLEGAAFQSRLPHDRMTSQEAACFPDIISGPQQTQKVFLYIRNRTLQLWLDNPKIQLTFEATAQQLEAPYNSDTMLVHRIHSYLERHGLINFGIYKRVKPLPTKKTGKVIIIGGGVSGLAAARQLQSFGMDVTVLEARDRVGGRVATFRKGNYVADLGAMVVTGLGGNPMAVVSKQVNMELAKIKQKCPLYEANGQAGERCTSVPKEKDEMVEQEFNRLLEATSYLSHQLDFNFLNNKPVSLGQALEVVIQLQEKHVKDEQIEHWKKIVKTQEELRDLLNKLVATKERVKELHQQYKEASEVKPPRDITAEFLVKSKHRDLTALCKEFDELVEMQVKLEEKLQELEANPPSDVYLSSRDRQILDWHFANLEFANATPLSTLSLKHWDQDDDFEFTGSHLTVRNGYSCVPVALAEGLDIKLNTAVRQVRYTASGCEVIAVNTRSTTQTFIYKCDAVLCTLPLGVLKQQPPAVQFVPPLPEWKTSAIQRMGFGNLNKVVLCFDRVFWDPSVNLFGHVGSTTASRGELFLFWNLYKAPILLALMAGEAAGIMENISDDVIVGRCLAILKGIFGSSAVPQPKETVVTRWRADPWARGSYSYVAAGSSGNDYDLMAQPITPGPAIPGASQPVPRLFFAGEHTIRNYPATVHGALLSGLREAGRIADQFLGAMYTLPRQTTPTATSNPQQAQPTATV from the exons ATGGATATTACCAGATGCACGGAGAAATGG gagAGGCCTCCAACATCTTCCATAATGCTGTCTAGCAAGAAATCAGATGctggttcctcctcctcctcctcttcatcttctgcaCCAGGAGGTGATAGAGCCCCGGGTTCTGACATCCAGACGGGACCTGTGGCCTCAGTGGCTGGAGTTATGGATTCAAAGAAAAAGGAGCGGTCTTCCCCTAGTGGGGAGCACGGAGGAGCTTCGTTATCCCACCAGCCAGGCCCCGGAGGGGCAGATCAGGACTCTGCTGAAGTCCGTAGGACGAGTCGACGCAAGCGAGcaaaa CAGGTGGAGTACCGCGAGATGGACGAAAGCCTGGCTAATCTTTCGGAGGATGAATATTactcagaggaggagaggaacgccaaagcagagaaagaaaggaagcaggtcatccctcctccacctccaccagttGAGGAAGAGAATGACAGTGAACCAGAGGAACCATCTG GTTTGGAAGGTGCTGCTTTCCAGAGCCGTCTTCCTCATGACCGCATGACATCCCAGGAAGCAGCCTGCTTCCCTGACATCATCAGTGGACCCCAACAGACTCAGAAGGTCTTCCTGTATATTCGCAACCGTACG CTCCAACTGTGGCTGGACAACCCCAAAATACAGTTGACCTTCGAAGCCACAGCACAACAACTTGAAGCTCCATATAACA GTGATACTATGTTGGTCCACAGGATACACAGCTACTTAGAAAGGCATGGCCTCATTAACTTTGGTATTTATAAGAGGGTCAAGCCTTTACCCA CTAAGAAGACCGGGAAGGTTATAATCATTGGTGGAGGTGTGTCTGGCCTAGCTGCAGCCAGGCAGTTGCAGAGCTTTGGGATGGATGTTACTGTACTGGAAGCCAGG GACCGTGTTGGAGGCAGAGTGGCCACATTTAGGAAGGGCAACTATGTTGCAGATCTGGGAGCCATGGTAGTCACAGGGCTGG GAGGAAATCCTATGGCAGTGGTCAGTAAGCAGGTAAACATGGAACTAGCCAAGATCAAACAGAAGTGTCCACTGTATGAAGCCAATGGCCAGGCT GGTGAACGGTGCACAAGT GtcccaaaagaaaaagatgagatGGTGGAGCAGGAGTTCAACAGATTGCTGGAGGCCACCTCTTACCTCAGCCACCAGCTGGACTTCAACTTCCTCAACAACAAGCCTGTTTCCCTGGGACAGGCCCTGGAAGTGGTCATACA GCTGCAGGAGAAGCATGTAAAAGACGAGCAGATAGAACACTGGAAGAAGATTGTAAAGACTCAGGAAGAGCTCAGGGATCTTCTTAATAAG TTGGTAGCCACTAAAGAACGTGTTAAGGAGCTCCATCAGCAGTATAAAGAAGCAAGTGAAGTAAAACCCCCCAGAGATATCACTGCTGAGTTCCTGGTGAAGAGCAAACACAGAGACCTCACCGCACTCTGTAAG GAGTTTGACGAGTTGGTCGAGATGCAGGTCAAACTCGAGGAGAAGCTCCAAGAACTCGAGGCCAATCCACccag TGATGTTTACCTGTCATCAAGGGATCGGCAGATCCTAGACTGGCACTTTGCCAACTTGGAGTTTGCCAATGCTACACCCCTCTCCACCCTTTCTCTCAAGCACTGGGATCAG GATGATGACTTTGAGTTCACTGGCAGCCACCTGACAGTAAGAAATGGTTACTCATGTGTTCCTGTGGCCTTGGCTGAGGGTCTTGACATCAAACTAAACACAGCGGTGCGGCAGGTCCGATATACAGCATCTG GCTGTGAGGTTATAGCTGTAAACACTCGCTCCACAACTCAGACCTTCATCTACAAGTGTGACGCTGTGCTGTGCACACTGCCTCTTGGCGTGCTGAAGCAGCAGCCACCTGCAGTCCAGTTTGTTCCTCCATTGCCAGAATGGAAGACATCAGCTATACAGAGGATGGGCTTTGGCAACCTCAACAAG GTGGTGCTGTGTTTTGACCGTGTGTTCTGGGATCCGAGCGTTAACCTGTTCGGTCACGTCGGCTCCACCACTGCAAGTCGGGGCGAACTCTTCCTGTTCTGGAACCTCTACAAAG CCCCGATTCTACTCGCTCTGATGGCTGGTGAGGCTGCTGGCATTATGGAGAACATCAGTGATGATGTTATAGTCGGACGCTGTCTGGCCATTCTTAAAGGAATATTTGGAAGCAGTGCTGTGCCACAG CCAAAGGAAACTGTGGTCACCCGCTGGCGTGCCGACCCCTGGGCGAGAGGATCCTACTCGTATGTAGCAGCAGGTTCTTCAGGTAACGACTATGACCTGATGGCGCAGCCTATCACACCTGGCCCAGCGATACCGGGAGCCTCCCAG cctGTCCCTCGTCTCTTCTTCGCCGGTGAGCACACCATCAGAAATTATCCCGCTACAGTTCATGGGGCCCTCCTCAGCGGTCTTCGAGAGGCTGGCCGCATTGCTGATCAGTTCCTCGGTGCCATGTATACACTCCCCAGACAAACCACTCCCACAGCCACCAGTAACCCTCAGCAGGCGCAGCCCACTGCCACCGTCTGA
- the kdm1a gene encoding lysine-specific histone demethylase 1A isoform X5, with product MDITRCTEKWERPPTSSIMLSSKKSDAGSSSSSSSSSAPGGDRAPGSDIQTGPVASVAGVMDSKKKERSSPSGEHGGASLSHQPGPGGADQDSAEVRRTSRRKRAKQVEYREMDESLANLSEDEYYSEEERNAKAEKERKQVIPPPPPPVEEENDSEPEEPSGECLEGAAFQSRLPHDRMTSQEAACFPDIISGPQQTQKVFLYIRNRTLQLWLDNPKIQLTFEATAQQLEAPYNSDTMLVHRIHSYLERHGLINFGIYKRVKPLPTKKTGKVIIIGGGVSGLAAARQLQSFGMDVTVLEARDRVGGRVATFRKGNYVADLGAMVVTGLGGNPMAVVSKQVNMELAKIKQKCPLYEANGQAVPKEKDEMVEQEFNRLLEATSYLSHQLDFNFLNNKPVSLGQALEVVIQLQEKHVKDEQIEHWKKIVKTQEELRDLLNKLVATKERVKELHQQYKEASEVKPPRDITAEFLVKSKHRDLTALCKEFDELVEMQVKLEEKLQELEANPPSDVYLSSRDRQILDWHFANLEFANATPLSTLSLKHWDQDDDFEFTGSHLTVRNGYSCVPVALAEGLDIKLNTAVRQVRYTASGCEVIAVNTRSTTQTFIYKCDAVLCTLPLGVLKQQPPAVQFVPPLPEWKTSAIQRMGFGNLNKVVLCFDRVFWDPSVNLFGHVGSTTASRGELFLFWNLYKAPILLALMAGEAAGIMENISDDVIVGRCLAILKGIFGSSAVPQPKETVVTRWRADPWARGSYSYVAAGSSGNDYDLMAQPITPGPAIPGASQPVPRLFFAGEHTIRNYPATVHGALLSGLREAGRIADQFLGAMYTLPRQTTPTATSNPQQAQPTATV from the exons ATGGATATTACCAGATGCACGGAGAAATGG gagAGGCCTCCAACATCTTCCATAATGCTGTCTAGCAAGAAATCAGATGctggttcctcctcctcctcctcttcatcttctgcaCCAGGAGGTGATAGAGCCCCGGGTTCTGACATCCAGACGGGACCTGTGGCCTCAGTGGCTGGAGTTATGGATTCAAAGAAAAAGGAGCGGTCTTCCCCTAGTGGGGAGCACGGAGGAGCTTCGTTATCCCACCAGCCAGGCCCCGGAGGGGCAGATCAGGACTCTGCTGAAGTCCGTAGGACGAGTCGACGCAAGCGAGcaaaa CAGGTGGAGTACCGCGAGATGGACGAAAGCCTGGCTAATCTTTCGGAGGATGAATATTactcagaggaggagaggaacgccaaagcagagaaagaaaggaagcaggtcatccctcctccacctccaccagttGAGGAAGAGAATGACAGTGAACCAGAGGAACCATCTGGTGAGT GTTTGGAAGGTGCTGCTTTCCAGAGCCGTCTTCCTCATGACCGCATGACATCCCAGGAAGCAGCCTGCTTCCCTGACATCATCAGTGGACCCCAACAGACTCAGAAGGTCTTCCTGTATATTCGCAACCGTACG CTCCAACTGTGGCTGGACAACCCCAAAATACAGTTGACCTTCGAAGCCACAGCACAACAACTTGAAGCTCCATATAACA GTGATACTATGTTGGTCCACAGGATACACAGCTACTTAGAAAGGCATGGCCTCATTAACTTTGGTATTTATAAGAGGGTCAAGCCTTTACCCA CTAAGAAGACCGGGAAGGTTATAATCATTGGTGGAGGTGTGTCTGGCCTAGCTGCAGCCAGGCAGTTGCAGAGCTTTGGGATGGATGTTACTGTACTGGAAGCCAGG GACCGTGTTGGAGGCAGAGTGGCCACATTTAGGAAGGGCAACTATGTTGCAGATCTGGGAGCCATGGTAGTCACAGGGCTGG GAGGAAATCCTATGGCAGTGGTCAGTAAGCAGGTAAACATGGAACTAGCCAAGATCAAACAGAAGTGTCCACTGTATGAAGCCAATGGCCAGGCT GtcccaaaagaaaaagatgagatGGTGGAGCAGGAGTTCAACAGATTGCTGGAGGCCACCTCTTACCTCAGCCACCAGCTGGACTTCAACTTCCTCAACAACAAGCCTGTTTCCCTGGGACAGGCCCTGGAAGTGGTCATACA GCTGCAGGAGAAGCATGTAAAAGACGAGCAGATAGAACACTGGAAGAAGATTGTAAAGACTCAGGAAGAGCTCAGGGATCTTCTTAATAAG TTGGTAGCCACTAAAGAACGTGTTAAGGAGCTCCATCAGCAGTATAAAGAAGCAAGTGAAGTAAAACCCCCCAGAGATATCACTGCTGAGTTCCTGGTGAAGAGCAAACACAGAGACCTCACCGCACTCTGTAAG GAGTTTGACGAGTTGGTCGAGATGCAGGTCAAACTCGAGGAGAAGCTCCAAGAACTCGAGGCCAATCCACccag TGATGTTTACCTGTCATCAAGGGATCGGCAGATCCTAGACTGGCACTTTGCCAACTTGGAGTTTGCCAATGCTACACCCCTCTCCACCCTTTCTCTCAAGCACTGGGATCAG GATGATGACTTTGAGTTCACTGGCAGCCACCTGACAGTAAGAAATGGTTACTCATGTGTTCCTGTGGCCTTGGCTGAGGGTCTTGACATCAAACTAAACACAGCGGTGCGGCAGGTCCGATATACAGCATCTG GCTGTGAGGTTATAGCTGTAAACACTCGCTCCACAACTCAGACCTTCATCTACAAGTGTGACGCTGTGCTGTGCACACTGCCTCTTGGCGTGCTGAAGCAGCAGCCACCTGCAGTCCAGTTTGTTCCTCCATTGCCAGAATGGAAGACATCAGCTATACAGAGGATGGGCTTTGGCAACCTCAACAAG GTGGTGCTGTGTTTTGACCGTGTGTTCTGGGATCCGAGCGTTAACCTGTTCGGTCACGTCGGCTCCACCACTGCAAGTCGGGGCGAACTCTTCCTGTTCTGGAACCTCTACAAAG CCCCGATTCTACTCGCTCTGATGGCTGGTGAGGCTGCTGGCATTATGGAGAACATCAGTGATGATGTTATAGTCGGACGCTGTCTGGCCATTCTTAAAGGAATATTTGGAAGCAGTGCTGTGCCACAG CCAAAGGAAACTGTGGTCACCCGCTGGCGTGCCGACCCCTGGGCGAGAGGATCCTACTCGTATGTAGCAGCAGGTTCTTCAGGTAACGACTATGACCTGATGGCGCAGCCTATCACACCTGGCCCAGCGATACCGGGAGCCTCCCAG cctGTCCCTCGTCTCTTCTTCGCCGGTGAGCACACCATCAGAAATTATCCCGCTACAGTTCATGGGGCCCTCCTCAGCGGTCTTCGAGAGGCTGGCCGCATTGCTGATCAGTTCCTCGGTGCCATGTATACACTCCCCAGACAAACCACTCCCACAGCCACCAGTAACCCTCAGCAGGCGCAGCCCACTGCCACCGTCTGA